In Paenibacillus durus, the DNA window CGAAGCGCCACAATTATGGAGAGCAGCAGCCAGGCAATCACCAGCCCGCCCACAGCCGTATAGGCGAAGTTACCATAGTGCCGCAGCCAATCGGGCTCCACGCCGGGCCGCAGATACTTTAGGAAACCGCGGTGCGAGTAGCTTGCCAGCAGGTAGTAGCTCAGAGCGATACCGGAAGTCAGCAGCAGCCACCACAGCAGGCTTTGCCGCGAAATCGGCGCACTGACCCGGTAGAAACGCGCTCTTGAAATCCACAGAAGAAAGGCTACAAACAGCAGAAAGAGCGCTTCTTCGTAATCAAACCCCTTGGTGAAGGCGAACACGGCGCCAAGAGCCAGCGTGATGCTTGACCAGATATAGGCTCTGCGGATGCGCAGCGAGATGCCCCGGGACAGCAGCACCAGCATAAAACCGATGACCACGGCTAAATGATGGGATACCCGCATGATCGGAAGCGACAACAGCTCCTCCATAAAGCGCAGCCGGTACAGCAGCTCGGGCGTAGCCGCCGACAACAGCAGAAGGAGTCCGGCGGCAAGCACAAGCTTGCCAAGCGCCCACACGCCAAGATCGCTGAGAAAGGGATACTGTCCAGGCCAAGTCCAAATTCTCTGCCAGGTATTAAGGGGCGTTTCCAATGCCGAGCTGCGCAGCAGCCGTATGCCCTGCTGTCCGATTTCGAGCGCAGCCAACACAAGCCCGACCAGCCATGGAATGACAAAATAGAACAGCCGGAAAATGACAAGCACAGCCATCGCCCGTTCGCTGGAATATCCCATCTGCTGAATTCCCAGCAGCGCGATCAGATCGAATGCGCCGATCCCTCCGGGAGCCATGCTGAGTATACCCGCAATCGCCGCGATCACATACAGGCTCATCATCGGCTGAAAATGGACGCCGCCCAAAATATGCTCCGCAATTACCGAAAAGGTAATTCCAGCGCTTAGCCATTCCAGCAGCGAGGAGCCCACTGAGGCGCATACCGTCATCCACGGCGTCTTTCCTTCTCCCCGGTTGATCCATTTGGCGAACAGAGTGGAGCGCTGCAGCATGATAAAGAAAGGCAGATACAGCGCCATACCCCAGAGGGCGAATACAAGCCAGCGGTGCTCGCGCAGCAGCCCCTCCGCCGCTCGCGCAGCAGCCCCTCCGCCGGCAGAATGCCGAACAGGCTGGCCCAGGACAGCAGCGACAGGCCCGTAATCATCAGCGGGGACAAAAAAACGATCGCCGGTGTCAGGACGGCTGCGGGTACTCCGCTTTTTTTATAGAGCAGCGTTCGTAGGCCGACTCCAGCCAGACCGGCAAATCCGATCAAATTATTAAAGGTATTGGCAATCCACGAATAGCGGAAGGTGCTCCAAACCCCGATTTTCATCCGATAGTGGGCCCGGATCAGAAAATCGTAAGCGCTCATCGCCGCAACCGCCGCCAGCGCCGTCGCCATCATCTGCATAACACCCTGCGCCGGAATTAGCCTTAGTTCATGAAGCGTCTTGGCAAGCCGGATTCCTTTCAATTCATGCTGCCCTTCCCAATACACCAGCGCGATAATCAATACCGGAAACAGCGCCCGTACCGCCTTGATGCGATAAATGGACACCAGCAGCCTTACCAATTTTAATTGTTCAAGTCTTGGTTTATGTGCATGCATATCTCTACCTGCCTTTAGTTGCATAAATAGCGTTTTTCGTCCTATTCGGGCCGGAATACGCGGTTTGTGATGAGTAAGTGCTATACCGTTAGACGACAGCCGCTCCCACATCCCTGAAATCACTTTAAAAATCCTACTCCGAACAAGCCCCTTATGCAACTAATGGCAAAGAAATCATGTCGAAATATTGTCCCGGTCTTTTTATATCATCTTAAGCGCGCCCCTTATACCATTGCCTGTCAAAAGAAAGGTTCAGCGCCTGTCCGAGGACTGTGCCGAATTGGATAAATTCTCTTCCCCTTGCGGTGATCAGATTTCCGTCCCGGACCACAGGCTCCTCGGAATAATTCTCCGGTTCAAAAACCCCCGTCTTCTTCCGATTTTCCTCGGTCATTCCGACCGTATATTTCTTTCCTTGCATAAGAATGGACAATGCGACAGTCAGTTCATACTCGCTAAATTGCGGATACAATAATACCGCCGTTTTTTTCACAGATTTCCCCCGCTCGCCGCGATATAATCACAGGCATTATATGGTTAATTCAGGCTTTTCCAAGTGTATCATAGCCGCCTCCGTTGAGAAACAGACACCCTCACCTGCTCGGTGATCTGATAGTTCAGCGGATTTTCAAGCATAGAAATCCGGTACATTCCTTTATTTTCATAATTTTTCCTGTTACTGTAATAAAAATGGAGATAGGTGAGGGGAAGTACCGATAAGGAAGGAGCATTGATTATGGTAAAAAAGCGGGCTTTGACTTTATTGGTTCTATGTACTGCAATTCACATTTCGGGTCCAGGGTTTGCGGCTTCATCTGTAAAGAGGGTCGAGTTATCCAAAACGCCAATTGATTATAGCCCCGTGCGGCCCGCAAGCTACTCGGGGGCTTGACCCCTCCCGCGACCGGACTTTCACCGGCTAGAAAGTGCGTGCTTATCTGGGCACGCGGCAACAAAAAAGAACACTTAGAAGGTGTTCTCGGTTCAAAAGATATTCGGTTATACCGGACATCCACTGTCCGCTGCCGCCTTATCATCGCGGTACTGTCTGAGGTCGCGTCAAGCGTCCGGTAATTCATGGAGGTTCACTACACGCCTAAACATGGCAGTTGGCTGAACGTGTCCGAAATTGAATTCAGTGTCATGACTTGGCAGTGTCTGGGTCAACGGATTCCTTCGATGGAGGCATTAACGAGAATTTCGAAGGCCGAGAAATCCGAGTAGCGACCGAGCTGATGCAGGTAAAACTGGAACAGTAAGAGGTTGCAGGGCAACCCTTATTATATCCCAAAACTTGCTCCTGGAAACACTGTATAACGATCCAAATATTTAGCGGAGTTTGGTACGGCCTTCACCGACTTAATTTTACCTTCCTCAAAAGTAAAATTCCATTTTTCCACTTTAACTTTATAATCATCTTCTGCAGTCACACGTTGAACAATTCTCACGGTAAGGCCGTTGGTTTCGCGCGCGACAGCTTTTATATCAACAATGCTCCCCATATTGTAAGTGCCGGTAGGAAAACTTTCATTGTAGATATCAGTCGTGAAATTGGAGGTAACTAGATCAAGCACCCCTTGGTGATTTCTCTCGTCATAGGCCATGATCCACTTGTAAGCCAAATTCCGCTCCGAAACATATTGGACACTACTATCTTCCAGCTTAAAGTTTGGATCAGACTCTACGTAAACGGTCTTGCTCTTATTATCCCATTGGATATCAACTCCAAGCCCTTCAGAGATTGCCCGTATTGGAACATAAACAGATCCATCAATGATTTTAGGCTGTGTACTGGTTTTGACTTGATTACTGTTAACAAATATTTTTGGAACTGCAGTCGCTGCGTAAGCTCCAGCACTAAATACAACAGTCAAAACCAATCCTGCTAATCCTACTTTCATTGGACTTTTCATGTAAATCTCCTTCAAAGTTTTCTTTTTTAGAATAGACGTAAATTACACTTATATGTTTCTATAAAATCAATTATTTGTAAAAAGGGATTTGTGGCTTGACTAATCTTTATTAATTTCAGCCAAATGTAAAAGGAGCTTCCCCTAGTAGTGAAAACTACTGTTCTCACCTCATCAAAAAAGACTTTCCCTAGATCAAAACGAAGCTGTGGAAAGAATATTTTTGGTCGCAAAGCTTCTGCTTAACTACTGTGGGTGGTGCACCTTTGGACGTACTGAAGGCGTACATCGAGAATCAAGGGAAGGAGGCGAAAACCAGATGATCCGATGTGTCAAAACACTGTTTCACACCTCTAAAACGGATTTGGAAAACGGCTATTTGCGTGCAACCGCATATCAGCGGAAGTTTGGAATCAGTGTTTATCGGTAGCCAAAGACTATGCCCTACAGTACGATGGAAAATGGATCGGAAAAACCGAACTTCAAGCGGCGCTCAAAAATCAGTTTCCTCTGCATTCCCAGTCTGTACAGGCGGTCTGCCATAAATATCTTTTTGCCAGATAGCCAACCTATGTGCTTATCAAAAGTAACGGTAGGCGCTGGTAAGAAACTCCTATTTCTAAACGAATTGTAAGCAGGGGAGGTTCATTCTGCAATAAATTGCTTCTTGCCGAGATCTAATTTATAATGTATTTCCTTAGCATCCTTTTCAGGCGTACCAGCTCCTATTGGAGGATACACGACTAATTGTTCGTTTTGATTAAAGGGCTTTTTCTCTAGTTCAGTATATAAGAGCGTGTTAGATGTTTTTTCTCCTTTCCGTATCTCTATAGGAAATACATCCCTATTTTGTATATTTACTGCAAAAACATATGCTTCAAGACCATGCCCAGTACGATATTGCGGGGTTAATAAATAAATATCTGCTTCTTTAAAGCTCACTTTATCAAAAGGTAATATTTCATCAGTTGGCTGTACATACAAAAAGGCAGGTAACTCTAAAAGAACGTTATCATTATTACCCTGCCGATAGACAATTTTATAATTGCTTTGAAATGTCTGATCGCCCTCAGCTCCCAGAACACTTGAAGCAATGAGATGTCCACGCTCTTCCCTGTTTCCAGAAATCATTAATATCTTTCCATCTTCAAGATCTGCTTCTGCTCGGGTAGAAAGCGTTTCACTAACAGAGTCTAAAGAAATAGAATCGGAAAGAATCGATTTCGGAAACTGGCTAGCTATACCCGCGTCTTTTTCAGCAGGAGCAACCGTAGACTTTGGAGAAAAGGACGTTACTGTTGCTGCGGATGATTCAGAGGCAGGTTTATCACCTGCCCCGCTTGACTGGTTACTACATGCTAAAAGCAAGTTAAGGGACAGTAACGAAGATAGCATCATTATTTTTCTATTTATTGAAAATTCCTCCCTTAAATAGTAATTATTATACTGATAGTATGCAATAACCTCAAGAAATAAGTTTAAAAATTGTTTTTTATTCTATAAAAATATGCAACTTATCGGTAAAAAATAGAATGGAGAAACATATGGTCCGAACCCTGCCGGGGCGACTTCTCCGAAGGGCTGGCGGCTGTGAAAAACTCCGAGGGGTAATGGAGATGCTGGTAATTTCAGTGAAGGATTAGCCATTACATATAATTCGAGTGGAAAGATCGGCTTTAGAAATAGCCTCGGCAGCATGCCGCGGCTAAACGCGTTTCATCGAGCTTCAGCTCCCTGTCAACTCCGCAGGTTTACTTGAGCATTTCGGGCAATGCCGGTTTAAGTTCCCTTTTGTTCAACGGCCTTCCTTGACCGGCCCCGATCAGCATGATGCTCAGCAGAATGATCCCTAGCCCGGCCACCGTATTTAAATAGACCGATTCATGCAGAAAAATGACTCCCCACAGCATCCCGAACACCGGGACGAGAAAGGTTACGCTCACCGTTCTGACTGCGCCGACACTTGCGATCAGCTGGAAATAAAGCAGGCCTTCATCCGGCACGTCCCTTTCTTCTCGCCAGCAGGCCGTAGGACAGCACCGCGCATATGCTTGCAGCAGCAATTACCGTCCCCATCGGCAGCGCGTTCTCCCCGCCTCCCATGCCTACAAGCGGAGACACAAGCCCGCCTGTCAGCAGCGGAAGCAATCCAAGCATGGCGGAGGCGCTGCCCGCATTCTCTCCCTGATCCTGCATCGCCAGCGAAAAAGTGGTCGTCCCCACGACCCCCACACTTGAGACGATAGCGAATAATGCAATCAGCAGCAGCGGAAGCCCGCTGGCCGTTACAATCGAGTACATAAGGAGCAGCCCGCCCAATAAGCACTGAAGAAGCCCCCATACTAGCAGCCTCGTTTCTCCAATCCGTCCCGACAGCTTGCCGGCGATTTGTCCGGTGATGATGATGCCGAGGCCGTTCACGGCGAAGATCACGCTGTATATTTGCGGAGATACGCCGAAAATATTTTGCAGAACGAAGGACGAACCCGAAATATAGGCGAACATCGCCCCAAAGACAAAGCTTTGCGACAGGACATAACCCATAAATTTTGGATTGCGCAGCAGCTTCCCGAAGGTCGTCAGCGTTTCCTTAAGCCCTCCCTTAGAGCGGCGGTCCAGCGGAAGGGTCTCCGGCAGGCGAAGCCAGATGGTCAGGCAAAAAATCACGCCCGCTCCGAACAGCACGAAAAAAACGCCCTGCCATGTCGTAAACCGCAGCAGCTGTCCGCCGATTACCGGCGCCGCGATCGGCCCCAGGCCGTTAACGACCATCAGCAGCGCGAAGAACCGGGTCAGTTCGGAACCTGAGTAGAGATCACGGACGGCGGCCCGGGATATGACGACTCCGACCGAACCGGACAGTCCCTGGATCAGACGCATGGCCACCAAGAAGCCGATGGAAGGGCTGAATGCGCAGAGCAGCGAGGAAAGGGCATATACGGCCATCCCGATCATCAGCGGGCGGCGGCGTCCGTATACATCGCTCAGCGGCCCGGAGAACAGCTGCCCAAGCGCCAGTCCGATCAAAAAACAGCTTAGACTGAGCTGTGCGAGCGCGGGCGAAGTTTCAAACGATCTTCCAAGCTCCGGAAGCGCGGGCAAATACATGTCGATTGACAGCGGCCCGATGGTGGCGACCGCGCCCAGAATAACAGCCAGCTGAAGCCTTAGCCTCCGGGAAGACCGGACGGTGGCTGGATTAATTCCACTTGCTTTCGTGTTCATATCCGTTTTTCTACCTTTCTATTACAACCAAGTAAGGCCGTTTATGTATTTCTTCATACTACCCGAGACTAGCCGAAAAGTTCAATCCAAAGTTTGAGAATGTATTTTTCCCGGCCTGCCGCTGGTTCGTCTCACGGTTCTCCACGATTTGAAATCCATATTCAGGGTATCTTAAGCTCGGGCTTTTATAATGGCTGTATTTCATGACAAGAATGAGAGGAGAATAGCCCGTGAGCCTGATTAAAAACCATAAATGGATCGCCGCCCTGGCCTTGGCGCTGCTGATATCGCTGGGCATTAGCATATATTCCTTGGCAAAAGTAAGCGGCGGCAGCGCCCCCGATACCGGTGCCGGCATGCAGCAACGCGGCGGCGAAGGAGCCTCCTTCCGCAGCGGAGAGCGAGGCGTGTTCCCTGGGAACCGGAACGGATCGCAAGCCGCTGGGCAGCAGAGCAGATGGGAGGGCGGTCTGCGGAGCGCGGCCAGCGCAGGTGATTCCAGTGCGGCAGGCGATTTCGACGGCTGGCCGCAGAGCACAGCAGAAGGCGGTTCACAGAACGCGGCAAGCGGCGGCAAGGACAGCTCCGCCCAAGGACAAAACGGCGGCCAACAGAGCGAAGTGCCGGGCGATCCGCAGAATGCAGCGGACGGCAGCGGTTCCGGCTCCGGATTCACACGCCCTTCCGGGATGAACCCCGGCGGATTCGGCAGCGACGGCCAGTACGGATTGGCGCTGGCCGTCTACGCGGCGCTGTTCGCCGGGCTGCTGGGGGCGGCCTTCTACTACGCGAAGGCGGGCAGGCTGCGCATTAACGAGAGCCGCAGAGGGCTACTCATTGGCCTGCTGCTTGCCGTGGGCCTATTCTTGAAGCTTGCCGCCGCCCCCTGGATTTCCGGGTACCGGGGCGACATCCGCTTTTTTACGACCTGGGCGCAGGAGGCGGCACACGGCCTTGGCTCCTTTTACGAGAACAGCTCCAGCGATTACCCGCCGCTATACATATACATCCTGTACGCTACCGGCAAAATCGTCACGCTGCCGCAAATCGAATCCTTTTTCCTGACGCTGATCAAGCTGCCCTCCATAATCGCGGATGCGGTTACCGCCTGGTTGTTGTATAAGGCGGCCAGCCGCCGCCTCCCATTTGAGACAGCGCTCCTGATTGCCGGATTCTACATGTTCAACCCGGCGGTGCTGATCAACGCCACCTTCTGGGGACAAGTCGATTCCTTTTTCACGATGATCGTAGTCGCGGCCGTTCTTGCGGTGACCCGGCGGAAGCTTGGCTGGGGGGCCTTTTTCCTCACGCTCTCGATTCTGATGAAACCGCAGGGCATTATTTATTCGCCGGTACTGCTGTTCGCGCTTCTCCGGACAGGCAAGCCCGGGCCATGGCTGAAAGCGGCGGCGATTGCCGCCGTGACGACCGTTATCATCGCGCTGCCTTTCTCTGCGGGTAAAAATCCGCTGTGGCTCTATCAGTTGTACAGCAGCACGGTGGGCGAGTATCCGTACGCTTCAGTCAATGCCTTTAATCTGTTCGGACTGCTCGGGGCCAACTATAAGAATTCTTCATCTATATTCCTGTTCTTCAGCTACCATGTCTGGAGCATGATCTTTATCGCCGCCGCCACGCTTCTGTCAGGCTGGTATTACTTGCGCAGCCGCAATGCGGCATTCGCTTCGCTATCAGCCCTGCTGCTGATATCCGGCGTGTTCACCTTCTCGTCCAGCATGCATGAGCGCTATTTATTCCCGGCGGCGGCACTGGCGCTGCTCGCCTGCGTTTATTTTCAAGACAAGCGCCTTCTGTGGATGGCCTTCGGCTTCAGCGCGACGATCTTCCTCAACACCTATGCCGTCTATTACGGGTATACGAGCCGCGGCGGCCATGTCGGCTTCCTGCTGTTCTTCTCGGCGCTGATCAACATCGCCCTGTGTATCCTGCTTGTCAGGGTGATGCTTGATCGGTCGCGGCAGCCGAATGCTTTAAGTCTCGAAGCGGCTCTCCTTCCGGAGCAGGTATAGCTGCATTTCTGTCCGATTACACGAACAAAACGCAGCAGTACTCCAAGACTTTATTTCTATGTCCCGGAGTGCTGCTGCTATTTTTTCTTAAATAAATCCGCCATTAACACGAATGGTCTGCCCCGTTACCCACTGCGATTCCGGGCTGGCTAGAAACAGCACTACATTCGAAATATCTTCTGCCTCTCCTAGACGTCCAAACGAATTGGAGTTACCCACCGCCTTGATCTGCTCCTCCGTTTTCCCTGCAGTAAAGAGCTCCGTGTTCACCGGACCGGGCGCTACCGCATTAATGGTAATCCCTTTCGGTCCGAGTTCTTTTGCCAATTGACGGGTGAACTGCTCCACGGCTCCCTTCGTT includes these proteins:
- the mprF gene encoding bifunctional lysylphosphatidylglycerol flippase/synthetase MprF: MALYLPFFIMLQRSTLFAKWINRGEGKTPWMTVCASVGSSLLEWLSAGITFSVIAEHILGGVHFQPMMSLYVIAAIAGILSMAPGGIGAFDLIALLGIQQMGYSSERAMAVLVIFRLFYFVIPWLVGLVLAALEIGQQGIRLLRSSALETPLNTWQRIWTWPGQYPFLSDLGVWALGKLVLAAGLLLLLSAATPELLYRLRFMEELLSLPIMRVSHHLAVVIGFMLVLLSRGISLRIRRAYIWSSITLALGAVFAFTKGFDYEEALFLLFVAFLLWISRARFYRVSAPISRQSLLWWLLLTSGIALSYYLLASYSHRGFLKYLRPGVEPDWLRHYGNFAYTAVGGLVIAWLLLSIIVALRPNRRAEALTAPPDMDRLRRYLKSESGNALTHMLFTGDKSFYWAQGGKVMLPFARVRDKVVVLGDPLGPKKLMNDAISEFRTEADRYGLSVVFYQATPDYLPIYHEQGYHFFKLGEEALVPLEKFTLSGKGNSDLRSVSNRFVREGCKFEMAEPPFAAELLKELRSISEEWLRGRAEKGFSLGWFDESYLQLAPIALLRNAGGAVIAFASLAPGYDGGVTISIDLMRHRLKSPNGTMDFLFISMLEWAKAQGYERYNLGNAPLSSVGRNAGALREEKMAHVVFKHGGHWYGFLGLRRYKEKFSPEWEPRYLAYPVSLSLPVLTLDLVRLVSRQPKRRK
- a CDS encoding type 1 glutamine amidotransferase family protein — its product is MKKTAVLLYPQFSEYELTVALSILMQGKKYTVGMTEENRKKTGVFEPENYSEEPVVRDGNLITARGREFIQFGTVLGQALNLSFDRQWYKGRA
- a CDS encoding copper amine oxidase N-terminal domain-containing protein; the protein is MKSPMKVGLAGLVLTVVFSAGAYAATAVPKIFVNSNQVKTSTQPKIIDGSVYVPIRAISEGLGVDIQWDNKSKTVYVESDPNFKLEDSSVQYVSERNLAYKWIMAYDERNHQGVLDLVTSNFTTDIYNESFPTGTYNMGSIVDIKAVARETNGLTVRIVQRVTAEDDYKVKVEKWNFTFEEGKIKSVKAVPNSAKYLDRYTVFPGASFGI
- a CDS encoding EamA family transporter; protein product: MPDEGLLYFQLIASVGAVRTVSVTFLVPVFGMLWGVIFLHESVYLNTVAGLGIILLSIMLIGAGQGRPLNKRELKPALPEMLK
- a CDS encoding multidrug effflux MFS transporter — its product is MNTKASGINPATVRSSRRLRLQLAVILGAVATIGPLSIDMYLPALPELGRSFETSPALAQLSLSCFLIGLALGQLFSGPLSDVYGRRRPLMIGMAVYALSSLLCAFSPSIGFLVAMRLIQGLSGSVGVVISRAAVRDLYSGSELTRFFALLMVVNGLGPIAAPVIGGQLLRFTTWQGVFFVLFGAGVIFCLTIWLRLPETLPLDRRSKGGLKETLTTFGKLLRNPKFMGYVLSQSFVFGAMFAYISGSSFVLQNIFGVSPQIYSVIFAVNGLGIIITGQIAGKLSGRIGETRLLVWGLLQCLLGGLLLMYSIVTASGLPLLLIALFAIVSSVGVVGTTTFSLAMQDQGENAGSASAMLGLLPLLTGGLVSPLVGMGGGENALPMGTVIAAASICAVLSYGLLARRKGRAG